The proteins below come from a single Caulobacter segnis ATCC 21756 genomic window:
- a CDS encoding (2Fe-2S)-binding protein translates to MTQFTINGRAVSIDADEDTPLLWVIRDDIGLTGTKFGCGIGMCGACTVHVGGRATRSCITPLSAVDGAEVTTIEGLDPAGQHPVQKAWLDLQAPQCGYCQSGQIMQAAAMLKDFPTPTDQDIDATMSGNLCRCMTYARIRAAIKQAAAAMGDKS, encoded by the coding sequence ATGACCCAGTTCACGATCAACGGCCGGGCCGTCTCCATTGACGCCGACGAGGACACGCCGCTGCTGTGGGTGATCCGCGACGACATCGGCCTGACCGGCACCAAGTTCGGCTGCGGGATCGGCATGTGCGGCGCCTGCACCGTCCACGTCGGCGGGCGCGCGACGCGCTCGTGCATCACGCCGCTCAGCGCGGTCGACGGTGCCGAGGTGACGACCATCGAGGGCCTGGACCCCGCGGGGCAGCATCCGGTGCAGAAGGCCTGGCTGGACCTGCAGGCCCCGCAGTGCGGCTACTGCCAGTCGGGCCAGATCATGCAGGCGGCCGCCATGCTCAAGGACTTCCCCACGCCCACGGATCAGGACATCGATGCGACGATGAGCGGTAATCTGTGTCGCTGCATGACCTATGCCCGCATTCGGGCGGCCATCAAGCAAGCCGCAGCGGCCATGGGAGACAAGTCGTGA
- a CDS encoding ATP-dependent Clp protease proteolytic subunit — protein MRKRTESRKAEVFVIQPIRNVSMWLSLIASLLGIANIASSDREAAVVEACRAWNRPGSARVLPVHRVAPDGLCFSGEINSASSAAFVDALATLEPATPLVIVVHSNGGEINAGIAMGEALAPLKTTVVAQRVCASSCANYLFTAGDRRVIDDDALLLFHGGAHPIDEGALRKAIGSQIPADQVEAQVANIRADIDRQIRRQDAFSTMARIDVNFFRWMASFNDLPEDAFLTLCPTRDPVMILYSDRLLAMHGVAVHENRGPNSQEALTARVAALGRAEPVCFME, from the coding sequence ATGCGCAAGCGCACGGAAAGTCGCAAGGCTGAAGTGTTCGTGATTCAACCCATAAGGAACGTCTCGATGTGGCTTTCCCTGATCGCCTCTCTGCTCGGAATTGCAAACATCGCTAGTTCTGACCGTGAGGCTGCGGTCGTCGAGGCCTGCAGGGCATGGAACCGCCCTGGCAGCGCGCGAGTCCTTCCCGTCCACCGGGTCGCGCCCGACGGTCTGTGCTTCTCAGGGGAGATCAATAGCGCCAGTTCCGCGGCGTTTGTAGACGCCTTGGCGACGCTCGAGCCGGCGACGCCCCTGGTGATCGTGGTCCATTCGAATGGCGGCGAAATCAACGCCGGCATAGCTATGGGTGAAGCGCTTGCGCCGCTAAAGACCACCGTGGTGGCGCAGAGGGTCTGCGCTTCTTCATGCGCCAACTATCTGTTCACCGCCGGCGACCGGCGAGTGATCGACGACGACGCCTTGCTGTTATTCCACGGCGGTGCGCATCCGATCGATGAAGGCGCACTCCGCAAGGCGATCGGCTCGCAAATCCCCGCCGACCAGGTTGAGGCGCAGGTCGCCAATATCCGTGCGGACATCGATAGGCAAATCCGTCGCCAGGACGCCTTTTCCACTATGGCCCGCATCGACGTGAACTTCTTCCGCTGGATGGCTAGCTTCAATGACCTGCCCGAAGACGCCTTCCTGACTTTGTGCCCGACCCGAGACCCAGTGATGATCCTCTATTCCGACCGGCTTCTTGCGATGCATGGCGTCGCGGTGCACGAGAACCGCGGTCCGAACTCTCAGGAAGCCCTGACGGCTAGGGTCGCCGCGTTGGGCCGCGCTGAGCCCGTCTGTTTCATGGAATAA
- a CDS encoding cytochrome c, whose protein sequence is MLKRLIAGLLALAVVGLVGLGVFAWRPAIGKIDPPAPSSFAPDLVARGEALAGAGYCSTCHTSKGGQPFAGGYPMKTGFGTIYSTNITPDPGTGIGTWSEAAFRRAMHEGVARDGAHLLPVFPYDHFTKLSDDDVSALYAYMMTRPPVVASAKRNSVPFPLNIRALQAGWKLLFFKPGRFEPDAAKSAEWNRGAYLAEGVSHCGACHTPRNALGAEKRGKAYAGALIDGWVAPPLTAANPSPAPWDQAELTAYLRTGVSRYHGVAAGPMAPVVHDGLIKLPGADIRALAIYFADVDGAAGRGGALAPALRRAAVADRLNVGPQNDPAARLYTAACASCHYNGVGQPNPLRPDLALNSAVNLDDPTNLIRVVLYGVSAKDGAPGVVMPGFNRFSDAEVARLATYLRATRTDKPAWPNLEKKVAAIRAQGK, encoded by the coding sequence GTGCTGAAACGTCTCATAGCCGGATTGCTTGCGCTGGCGGTTGTCGGATTGGTCGGGTTGGGCGTGTTCGCTTGGCGTCCGGCTATCGGCAAGATCGATCCGCCCGCGCCGTCCAGCTTCGCTCCGGACCTCGTCGCGCGAGGCGAGGCGTTGGCCGGGGCCGGCTATTGCTCGACTTGCCACACCTCGAAAGGGGGACAGCCCTTCGCCGGTGGCTACCCCATGAAGACCGGGTTCGGCACGATCTATTCGACCAACATAACGCCCGATCCCGGCACCGGCATCGGGACCTGGTCGGAGGCGGCCTTCCGTCGGGCGATGCACGAGGGCGTGGCCCGAGACGGGGCGCACCTCCTTCCGGTCTTTCCCTATGATCACTTCACAAAACTCTCGGACGACGACGTGTCGGCGCTCTACGCCTACATGATGACGCGCCCGCCGGTCGTCGCTTCGGCCAAGCGCAACAGCGTGCCGTTCCCGCTGAACATCCGAGCCCTGCAGGCCGGCTGGAAGCTTCTCTTCTTCAAGCCTGGCCGGTTCGAGCCGGACGCGGCCAAGAGCGCCGAATGGAACCGCGGCGCCTATCTGGCCGAGGGCGTCAGCCACTGCGGCGCCTGCCACACGCCGCGCAACGCCTTGGGGGCGGAGAAGCGGGGCAAGGCCTACGCCGGCGCGCTGATCGACGGCTGGGTCGCTCCACCCCTCACCGCCGCCAATCCTTCGCCCGCGCCTTGGGACCAGGCCGAGTTGACCGCCTATCTGCGGACGGGCGTCAGCCGCTATCACGGCGTCGCCGCCGGCCCGATGGCGCCGGTGGTGCATGACGGCCTGATCAAGCTGCCCGGCGCCGATATCCGGGCGCTGGCGATCTATTTCGCCGATGTGGACGGCGCGGCGGGCAGGGGCGGGGCTCTGGCGCCGGCCCTGCGAAGGGCCGCTGTCGCCGATCGCCTGAACGTTGGGCCACAGAACGATCCGGCCGCGCGGCTCTACACCGCCGCCTGCGCCTCGTGCCACTACAACGGCGTTGGCCAGCCCAACCCGCTGCGCCCTGACCTGGCGCTCAATAGCGCCGTCAATCTGGACGACCCGACGAACCTGATCCGCGTGGTGCTTTACGGCGTCAGCGCCAAGGACGGCGCGCCGGGCGTGGTGATGCCTGGCTTCAACCGTTTTAGCGACGCCGAGGTCGCCAGGCTGGCCACCTATCTGCGCGCCACCCGCACGGACAAGCCCGCCTGGCCGAACCTCGAAAAGAAGGTCGCGGCGATCCGCGCGCAGGGAAAGTGA